The following coding sequences lie in one Microscilla marina ATCC 23134 genomic window:
- a CDS encoding type I restriction-modification system subunit M: MTEASIVSKVWNFADVLRDDGVGYGDYLEQITYLLFLKMAEESGRVDFPRLKDINGNELPNGEQCSWQNLRSKKGAALEAFYTQMLRSLGSEKGILGQIFTKAQNKVQDPAKLLKIIDMINREDWSSMGADLKGKIYEGLLEKNASDVKSGAGQYFTPRALIQAMVACVQPQPNKTIVDPSCGTGGFFLAAYDYIVDNHELDRDEKKFLKKETFYGNEIVASTRRMCLMNMFLHNIGEIDGASLISSADALIAQGSQRHDYVLANPPFGKKSSMTITNEDGEQERQDLSYNRQDFWATTSNKQLNVLQHIKSLLKVNGEAAVVLPDNVLFEGGAGETVRKELLKTTELHTILRLPTGIFYANGVKANVLFFDNKAAAKTPWTQEVWVYDYRTNVHHTLRKKPLRLADLQAFVKLYNPGSRHKRQETWSEANPEGRWRKFGYEELMARDKTNLDIFWLKDQSLADLDNLPDPDVLAQEIVENIEAGLSSFREIMAGL; this comes from the coding sequence ATGACAGAAGCAAGTATAGTATCTAAAGTATGGAATTTTGCCGACGTGCTCCGCGACGATGGGGTGGGTTATGGCGATTATTTGGAGCAAATTACCTATTTGCTGTTTTTGAAAATGGCAGAAGAATCGGGTAGGGTAGACTTTCCGCGCCTGAAAGACATCAACGGCAACGAACTGCCCAACGGCGAGCAATGCAGTTGGCAAAACCTCCGCAGCAAAAAAGGGGCGGCTCTAGAGGCGTTTTATACCCAAATGTTGCGCAGCCTGGGCAGTGAAAAGGGCATATTGGGGCAGATTTTTACCAAAGCCCAAAACAAGGTGCAAGACCCCGCCAAGTTGTTGAAGATCATAGACATGATCAACCGCGAAGACTGGAGCTCGATGGGCGCTGACCTCAAGGGTAAAATATACGAGGGCTTGTTGGAAAAAAACGCCAGTGACGTGAAGAGCGGCGCAGGGCAATACTTTACGCCAAGGGCGCTTATTCAGGCAATGGTGGCTTGTGTGCAACCCCAACCCAACAAAACCATTGTGGACCCTTCGTGCGGTACGGGCGGCTTTTTCTTGGCGGCTTACGATTATATTGTAGACAACCACGAGCTAGACCGTGACGAAAAGAAGTTTTTGAAAAAAGAGACTTTTTATGGCAACGAAATAGTGGCAAGCACCCGCCGCATGTGCCTCATGAATATGTTTTTGCACAACATTGGCGAGATTGATGGCGCTTCGTTGATTTCGTCTGCCGATGCCCTCATTGCCCAAGGCAGCCAGCGCCACGACTACGTGTTGGCAAATCCGCCTTTCGGCAAAAAAAGTAGTATGACCATTACCAACGAAGACGGCGAGCAAGAACGCCAAGACCTGAGCTACAACCGCCAGGACTTTTGGGCAACTACGTCGAACAAACAACTCAACGTTTTGCAACACATCAAATCGTTGCTCAAAGTAAACGGCGAGGCGGCGGTGGTGTTGCCCGACAACGTGTTGTTTGAAGGGGGCGCGGGTGAAACCGTGCGCAAAGAATTGCTCAAAACCACCGAACTACACACCATTTTGCGTTTGCCTACGGGTATTTTTTATGCCAATGGGGTAAAGGCAAACGTGTTGTTTTTTGACAACAAAGCCGCCGCCAAAACCCCCTGGACTCAAGAGGTGTGGGTATACGACTATCGCACCAATGTGCACCATACCCTCAGAAAGAAACCGCTGCGACTCGCAGATTTGCAAGCGTTTGTCAAATTGTATAATCCCGGCAGTCGCCACAAGCGCCAGGAGACCTGGAGTGAGGCAAACCCCGAAGGGCGCTGGCGCAAATTTGGCTATGAGGAGCTCATGGCACGCGACAAAACCAATTTAGATATTTTTTGGCTCAAAGACCAAAGCCTTGCCGACCTCGACAACTTGCCCGACCCTGATGTGTTGGCGCAAGAAATTGTAGAAAATATTGAAGCCGGTTTGAGCAGTTTTCGCGAGATAATGGCGGGCCTATAG